Proteins co-encoded in one Syngnathoides biaculeatus isolate LvHL_M chromosome 22, ASM1980259v1, whole genome shotgun sequence genomic window:
- the LOC133495774 gene encoding voltage-dependent T-type calcium channel subunit alpha-1G-like, whose translation MMAEDGGNLSGTPDSRGSEGRSSLPRTFIRLNDLSGEGTGGSVERTEVTMEPASPASPALDGTSSAGDEASASGEESLPYPTLAPVVFFYMKQSTRPRSWCLKMVCNPYPFFKKNKTKHQIAVILQSIS comes from the coding sequence ATGATGGCTGAGGATGGGGGAAATCTCTCCGGGACCCCTGACTCCAGGGGCTCGGAGGGCCGCTCCTCTCTGCCGAGGACTTTCATCCGGCTCAATGACTTATCCGGGGAAGGGACCGGAGGAAGTGTGGAGCGGACCGAAGTGACAATGGAACCGGCTTCCCCGGCTTCTCCTGCCCTTGACGGGACTTCTTCGGCCGGAGATGAAGCGTCGGCATCTGGCGAGGAAAGCCTGCCTTACCCCACCCTGGCCCCAGTGGTCTTCTTCTACATGAAACAGAGCACCCGTCCTCGGAGCTGGTGTCTCAAGATGGTCTGCAACCcatatcctttttttaaaaaaaacaaaacaaaacatcagatAGCAGTCATCTTACAG